Proteins co-encoded in one Malus domestica chromosome 09, GDT2T_hap1 genomic window:
- the LOC103442448 gene encoding ultraviolet-B receptor UVR8-like, translating into MKMDIDELLGRNQPVSIPTKSAIYVWGYNQSGQTGRNGKEQQLRIPKQLSPELFGCTAGANSRWLDITCGREHTAAVTSDGSLFTWGANDFGQLGDGTEERRKNPKKVKQLQAEFVKSVSCGAHCTAAIAEPRENDGTVSTRRLWVWGQNQGSNLPRLFWGAFTPNTIIRQVSCGAVHAMALSEDGLLQAWGYNEYGQLGRGFTCEGLQGARIINAYAKFLDEAPELVKITQVSCGEYHTAAISEKGEVYTWGLGNMGQLGHCSLQSGEKELLPRRVVALDGIVVKDVACGGVHTCAVTQKGALYAWGGGRAGQLGLGPETGLFSCNPNESQSFFRNIPALVIPTSVQLIACGHSHTLISTRDGRIHGWGYNSYGQASNEKLTYAWYPSPVDWCVGEVRKLAAGGGHSAVLTDACTLKELCEFRLADSVNLKNASTIEDIASRTGSDALARLCERLRQHVNESGDCEHEDD; encoded by the exons ATGAAAATGGACATTGATGAGCTTCTGGGTCGCAACCAGCCGGTCAGCATTCCGACGAAGAGTGCGATATACGTGTGGGGATATAACCAGTCCGGGCAGACGGGTCGGAACGGGAAGGAGCAGCAGCTGAGGATCCCGAAGCAGCTCTCGCCGGAGCTTTTTGGGTGTACGGCGGGGGCTAATTCGCGGTGGCTGGACATTACTTGCGGCCGCGAGCACACCGCCGCTGTTACCTCAGACGGGTCGCTTTTCACTTGGG GGGCTAATGATTTTGGTCAATTGGGAGATGGAACGGAGGAGCGAAGAAAAAATCCGAAGAAAGTGAAGCAATTACAGGCAGAGTTTGTGAAATCTGTGTCTTGTGGAGCACATTGTACCGCTGCCATTGCAGAACCTCGTGAAAATGATGGAACCGTCTCAACAAGAAGGCTTTGGGTGTGGGGGCAGAATCAG GGATCGAATCTTCCACGTTTGTTTTGGGGAGCCTTTACTCCAAACACG ATTATCCGTCAAGTGTCTTGTGGGGCAGTTCATGCGATGGCTTTATCAGAGGATGGCTTGCTACAAGCTTGGG GATATAATGAATACGGTCAACTTGGCAGAGGATTTACATGTGAAGGATTACAGGGGGCTCGTATAATAAATGCATACGCGAAGTTCCTAGATGAAGCCCCTGAGCTTGTGAAGATTACCCAAGTGTCATGCGGGGAGTACCACACGGCAGCTATATCTGAAAAAGGCGAGGT GTATACTTGGGGGCTAGGAAACATGGGTCAACTTGGGCATTGTTCCCTTCAATCTGGGGAGAAAGAGTTATTGCCGAGGAGAGTGGTCGCACTTGATGGAATAGTCGTAAAGGACGTTGCATGCGGTGGCGTACATACATGTGCTGTGACTCAGAAGGGAGCTCTTTATGCTTGGGGTGGTGGTCGTGCAGGGCAGTTAGGCCTTGGCCCTGAAACGGGATTATTTTCATGCAACCCTAATGAATCTCAGTCATTTTTCCGGAATATTCCTGCGTTGGTTATTCCAACTAGTGTGCAACTCATTGCGTGTGGACACTCCCACACACTTATCTCTACAAGGGATGGAAGAATTCATGGATGGGGCTACAATAGCTATGGTCAAGCATCTAATGAGAAACTGACTTACGCTTGGTATCCATCTCCAGTTGATTG GTGCGTTGGGGAAGTGCGAAAACTTGCAGCTGGTGGTGGCCATTCAGCCGTGTTGACTGATGCATGTACCTTGAAGGAATTGTGTGAATTTAGGCTTGCAGATAGTGTTAATCTAAAGAATGCTTCTACGATTGAGGACATTGCGTCTAGAACAGGTTCAGATGCTTTAGCACGGCTTTGTGAAAGATTGAG GCAGCATGTGAATGAGAGTGGCGACTGTGAACACGAAGACGATTAG